The genomic DNA ACAACATCCGCAACGATGAGAACACGTGTCAACGCAAATGATGAAAGTGCGTCGCGGAGTCCACGTCATCACCTTGGCCGTCTCGTCCAACCCCAACCCAACGAcggttaaaaaaattttaagaaagaaaaaaaattaaaaaaaatcatcgaAACCAGTTTTATATTTCGTTTTTATCTGagagagcttcttcttcgtcttcttcgttttgCGAAACCCTAATCTTCGAGTTCTGCTACATTCTTCCGGGAAACTTGTACTCTTTCCGGCGGGATCTCGAATCTGTATTCTCAGCTGCTGAAATCTCCGGTAAGTTTTCCTTTACTCAGGTCAATTTCTTAGGGTTTCGATTATCGCTTCGTCCGAtccttttcttttgattgatttttaggttaaaaaaatgtcaaattgattggtgtttcttttgtttcgtcATGTTTATAGCCTTGTACTGTATCGTTTCCAAGAAAATATTGAGGGAAAAGAGGGGAGTTTTGAGTTAGAATTACCGCAGCTTGAGTCAGTTTCATGTTCGTTTCGGGGATTGATTCGTAAAGTAGAACTAGGTAaaggttgttgtgttgtttgggGAATGTTTTAGATCTAAATTTTTCCAAGAAACTAGGAGGTGTTGGATTGTTTGAAAAAACTTGGGGAATTCTTGATGATTGGTAGGGGAATGCAGAGAACGTTTTGCTGCGAGGTGGAGAACGGTTGGAAGGAATCCCTCTCTCAAGGGATTGTAATCGTAGGGCCTAAGGCAAGAACAAGGGACAAACCTTGGgatcatctctaatcttttggTATTTCATTAGTACAGAAGCAACATGACTCGGATTTTGGTTCAACGTGGTTCGTCAGGCACTTCTTCCAACTCAACCCGCTCTTCTTCCTCGTCTGGCTCAGCTTCTTCCTCAGAAACAGAGTCACagataaacaataataatactcCGGTAACGATCGATGAAGAAATTACTgatgagaaaaaagaagatgaggtTTCCGTTGTTGATCAACCAGAGTGTTCTTCTGATGCTAAGAATGTAGTAGTGGACAGTGATGTACCTGTGgatagagaagatgatgaaagttTGGTAGTTTCAGAAAATGTTCATGTTGAGAGTGAAGGTATAGATTGTGATTCTCCAGTTAGTGGTGGCAGTAACCCTGATTTCACCACCCGTACCAGCTCCGCCTCCAAAACCTTCTCCTACTGTCAATCCTGGTAATAACAGATCGGTCTTGGGAACTTTTGACGCTATACGAATTGGACCAACACGAAGAGGTACTGGGCCTCGCTCTCTTGTTAATAGGAGTTCGCCAACTGGGTCACATCCTTCTTCTCCAAGATCACACAGTGAGAATGAAGGATATAACAGTTCTGATGAGCATATGCCATGCTATGTGTCTTCTCATCTTGGCTCCAGCTCTGGCCCggtatgtttgttttaaatgtcTTGACTGTATCGATGACTTGCATATTTTATCTGGCTCTATTTTCAATGAACTAGTTTATATACTATCCACAGGAAAGAGAACACCAGTTTGAAGCAGAGATTAATGAATCAAAAGGCTTTGAAATTAGGCGGATGTTGGAAGATGGAAATTGTCTTTTTCGGGCTGTTGCAGATCAAGTATATGGGGATTCAGAGGCATATGACTTGGCTAGGCAAATGTGCATGGATTACATGGTATTATTTCTTTCCTTTCCGAACTAGGTAGCTTTGACGATATTTTAGCGGACTGACTTGCATCTGAGAACAGCAAGCGAGAAAGATATACTAAAATCACAATAAATTACCTAAGATTGTACTTTATGGATAAGCTATTAAGCATTTTCGTAGACTTTATGTTACCTTCTTAGTTTCTAGTCATCCAGCCACCAAGAAGTCTTAGGTAAGCGGAGTGAAACAAAGAGAGTAATAACAGCATGTACTTGTATGTGTTACTGATATACCATGTAAAACTTTGgtattgtttatataatcatttttttgtatgtacCTTGTATTGAACGGAGCACAATTAGGTTTTTTAGTGTTGTGGTAACAATTCGTAGTACTTACTGGTTTTACAATGAATGGTTTAGGAACAAGAGAGGGATCACTTTTCTCAGTTCATAACCGAAGGTTTTACCTCTTACttgaagaggaaaagaagagatAAGGTGCTTTGCTCTTAGCCATGACTTCATTTTGTTAGCTATCGGTTCCAGTCTCTTTGACGCCTATTTTGTACAATGGTGATAGGTCTATGGAAACAACGTAGAAATCCAAGCTTTAGCAGAAATGTATAATAGGCCAATCCACATTTACTCATATAGCACAGGTGCAACTTAGATTGACATTAAAAGTTCCATGTTCTTTACtgtaaaatgaaaatatgaaaacaaagtGTAATGTTTCTGTACAGAGCCTATCAACATATTTCAAGGAAACTACAGCACGGATACACCTCCCATAAGGCTAAGCTTCCACCACGGGAATCATTATAATTCTTTGGTGGATCCACATCGGTTGACAGTTGGTGCAGGACTTGGATTTAGTAGTCTCAGTGGGGTAAGTATAGTTATATGTCTTCTCGTCCTCGTCTTTATTCAACTGATGCAATAGAGCATAACCCTTAGTTTGAAAGGTAGCAACTAGCAAGCACTTCCTTGTCTCTTCACATCATATTTCTTGTTTTGAATCCAGAGACACGTGGACAAGGAACAGGTGAAAGCTGCTATAAAGGCTCAGCAAGAACATCAGATTGATAATGCAAGTAGCCCATAATCATCCATGAACAGATTCACCAATCTGCCTGAATGTGCGATTGCTAACGTATCTGTCTTTGTTCCAGGCGCTCTTAGCAGAAGGGAGATTTTACTCTGACCTTGAGCTTACGGAAAAGGAAATCGAGCGGTCGGTAATGGAAGCTTCCCGTGCTGAGTATCTTATGGAATGGTCTAAGCCACGAATCGGCCCAAAGGAATCATCCACCTCTAATGCTGAGACGTCGTCTTCTGGAGCTAGTAAGTATTTTTCCCTTTTAAATCTGCTCACCGAGAATACTGAGGACAAGCATTTTTTGagaccttttttgtttttgtttattgaagCAGGACCTTCAGGCAGTGATTCGAAAGCAGAGGAGGCAGTAAAAGAAAAGGTGGTGCTGAGCAGCAGCATCGAGATGGTATTGTCGATGGGATTTAGCTACACGCAGGCCATGGAGGCTTATAGCATTTTTGGGGATGACGTTGACTCAATGGTCTGTTACGTAGTGGAGACGAGCTGTGGCGGCAACAATCGACGCAAAGGAAAGGCCACAGAATAGAGAATGTATCTGTATTACTAGTATATGAAATACGAATTCGTATTCCTACCAACGTTGGGCGATTACCCTTGTCAGAATAATGAATAAACTTTGTGCATCATGACATAGACATGTATCATCATGTATGCGTATGTTTGTGGCCTCTGTACTATAGTTGTTCAAGttgaataagagagaaaaagcaCTTAAATCTTTTTGCTAAAACGAGCAGAAGATTTAAGACCATTGTTTGTACGTCTTGCTCttcatttctttgatttttcacTCTGAGAAACATCAGATTTTGTTGCAGAACAAGAAATATTTGGTTTCACTATCATAGCCATATGTGTAAAAAAATCTAGTAAAAAGTAAATCTTTATTCTAAAACTGGTTATAATTGGTAAAAATAATGGACGGAACAGTGGGGTGAGCCAaccctgaagaagaagagcgagaAGAAAGGTTCTTTATCGAGATCAGTCTGATTTCGCCGGCGGTGGGTTCGCCGCAACACATCCACTCGTTtcaccctaaaccctaaaaatgcTCAATCAGTTCCTCAATCGTTGCTCCACTCCTTCCCTCCTCTTCTCCAGAACCTTCTCTTCTACGCTTTTCGTCAAAGGTCACACTCTCTTCCCTCTTGTAATAATATCTTCTTCGATTGGCTTTATCTTAATCCTTTAATCCATCTATCACGAATCCAAATTTCCCATTTCCTGATTTTTGATTCCTTGATCCCCTGAGCTTGGTTTGTGAAAGGTTGTGACTTTGACAGTGCTAGTTTAAACTAGTTTTTGAAAGGTTGTGTGTGGTTTTGATTGATTCTGAATCTtagattaagaaaacaacaacaagggtTATGTGTGAATTTTCTGCTTTAAATGTCACAGTGTCTTTATCAATGAGGTTTCTcttaaagtttcaaacttttagATGTAAAAGCATCGTTTTTGTTGCGATCTTTGTCTCAGTGATTTCTTGTGTTACAGTCGCTAAACTTGAAGGCTTGTTTTGTTGCAGGGGTATCTTTCTCTAGCACAGAAGAAACATTAGCTCAAGCATTTTCTCAATATGGTCAAGTTCTCAGAGGTCTGTATCTCTAATCCTCCACAGCAATTAGTTCTCTGCAGCCTTCACTTACATTATCATTTTGTTAGTTTAGGAGGATAGTTAGAGTTTACCCATGTATATTAGGTTGTTTCTGTGTAACAAAAACTTCACCTTTTTGGTTGCTCTTCAGTGGATATTATGATGGACAAATTCAAACGCAGGCCAAAAGGGATTGCTTATGTCACATTCTCTTCTACTGAAGAAGCCGAGAAAGCTTTATTAGAACTCAATGGCCGGGTATATAAACTCCCCTTCTCTCCCTTTCAGAAATTTCTATATCTTATCTCTCAGATCATTCTAAGAAGCTTCGTCCGTTAATCTATTTTCATCTAAACTCTTTTCGCAATAATGTCTTGTGATGGAGCATTAGAATAAGATATGTATGCTAAAGGAAATATTTTTGCTTGAAATAACCTGATCACACTGAACTGGTTATGTAGTGTAAATCTCATAAAGTTTTGATTGTATGGATAACAGTTGGTAGACGGACGGGTTGTGATCCTCGATACAGCTAAAGTTGCAAAACAGAATCAACCAGACAGCAAGCCGAAGCAAACAGGTGGTGACAGTTGAtacttctcttttctcttctgcAACTTGTTAGATTACATTTTTTCAGACAAAACAACACTTCAAACCAGTTGAGGTTATTCGGAAATAGGgtgtttgttagttttttttttttttggtaaaagtgTTTGTTAGTTTTATTGTACTCACAGAAGTTattatgacaagaaaaaaagttggGAGCTTGTGGATGCATTATCCCAAATTCGAGGATTTTTGTTCGAACTTAGGCATCACGGACCGTTATATTGAATTGCTAAGTGTCTTCTCGAGTCTCGACTTTGTTTGACTCAGTGGAAGGAGTTTGGGGAAGCCAAGGTTAGTCTAGAACGTTTGGCGAGAAGATCTGTAACTTTTTACTGTTTTGTGTGGCAGAGAGAGACTCTTTACTTAGCAGGAGTCTTCGACTGCAAGTCACGTAACCTTAAGAGTCTTGAGTCTTGTAGCCGattatgcttcttcttctttgcctccACATAATGACCCATCCTTCTCTTTACAAGTTTATTTGTGTCTATGGTATCTTCATCTTATTACAGAACTAAAACACCAATGAAGATCCTATGTGAAATTCGGCGTATAGACATCTGCTGAGATAGTtcgattataatttttatatacaacatTATGAAGCACACAACTTGTCTCTGAACTTTTGATAAAATTGGAATGATACaactcaaaattttgtaaacattTGCCTACCAAATACCCAAATTTCTAAGGTATCAGACAGACCAAGTTGCCACTCTGTCTACATCATAGGATCCACAATTGTCTAACAAAATACCCAGATTTCTAACATTTGGCTACTTTCTATATCAGTACTTCTATCTCTTAAAGCAAAGAAATGGAAGCTGGGTAGAATATGCAATTAGCATAACATTTTTAGTGGACGAGGACGTTTAGTCTTTAGATATGATTTGACTCGATTGTCTCCATCAGAACGAACGAGCATATCATGTACTAATGTATGCTGAATAGTGAATACGGTTTTTCAAGTGTGTGATTCCCGTTTTAAAACTTGACCTagtaacacaatacatttacaTTAGTCAACTCAACTTAATGTAAGAAAGTTTCATACATTAAACCAACATATGAGTTACATGTTGAAGCAAAAATTAAAACTGATCTTGTTTCCTGTCCTATAAATTCAAAGTATTTTCATGTCCAAGATCATCCCAAGAATCTAAATTGTAAACATAGTCCaacaaagaaagacaaaacaagaaagatgggAAGCAAATTTATTGTCtcaattttattaaagaaacaaaatctgcaTACATcattgtaaactcaaaccgacatataatttcgttttaattgtaaaatttaaattctaacTATTTCATTTGTAACCCCAAATCCGACATagaatttcgttttaattgtaaaatctaaactataatcaccttatttgtaaactcaaaccgacatataattttgttttaattgtaaaatctaaactatagtcaccttatttgtaaacccaaactgatacataattttgttctaattgtaaaatctaaaccaagctaatatttaactttcctattaaaagtatacagaatttttttgtttctttaatttgttttgctttttaatttaatttgatttattttttaaatgaaataatgtatagaagattctgattggttgaaaaggaggatgtgaacaaaaaaaatcacctaAGTATTgtttatcataaatatatgatagatcaaaaagttaaaattataaacactctaatttgatttgttatagcacggatcaataatatatcactataatatgaaaaaaaaaaattaaaaaatatgatttcttgctaGAGGAGGGGttgaaatttcaagaaatatgatttctcggattaaattaaagtttggaataattttgtttcataacttttcTCGGTTAAAATGATTTTGACAGACATAAgttacatatttggtcctaaaattaatatgtgatatattatgggttaagtcatagaattaacaatcaaaataaagtatataatattaaacatcaaaacaactcaaataaaatttacaaacaaaaaaaaatattttttttatcacacaacttaaCTCGTGTTATACCTTGGATCAAAATatagatcttacaaaatagatgttattttcataagtcagcaTATGATTTTCTGgcatccaacaaaaaaaaaactttaaaacaaataaaacaatcacatatatgatattttgaataaaaactacaaactaaacaaaaacaatttcaacATGTGTTGTAGCACAAGTCATATTGTAGTTCTTACTTATAAACacaaccgatatataatttcgtttaactgtaaaatctaaaccaaaatagtatttaattttctttaattaaaagtatacataatttgttttctaaattttttaatttaattttaagttaattattaaataaaatattatatagaagatTATTGACTGAAAAAGGTGAATAACCTAAAAAATCAggtaagtttgtaatttttagattttgaaataagaaatcattttggataattttggttattaatataaatggattagattaaaaaaaaatcaaaatttatttggaCGATGGTAACAAGATGAGTCGCTTACATTCTTGGAGAACGCGCTAAAATAAATGCTTCTACTATTCTTCGTCGTCTCATTTATTACACTGTATTATATATAGTCTTGGAGAACAGTCTAAAATAATTGGGAATattttttgcttctcttctttccttatattattatttagtttattcaTTCATTCTCTCTCATATTCGGAATTCGGAAATATCACATACTCTCAGCAATTTTCCACTATTgtatggaataaaaaaaaataaagaaggcTTTCCACGGACTAGAGTAGGGCatctctaaaataaaattatttttcttgtctatAATCCTCCGGCGCTGCCATGTCCCTCCACCGCATTATCCTCGGCGGCAGCAAAAATCTCTCTCTAAGGAAGGCCTTGTATTCCCCGATGCGTAACTTATCCTATTTCCCTCTCGGAAGAGAACCATCCTCACTCCCCTGGAAGGCGCTCATCACCAAGAAAGTTGATCCAAACTGCACTGCTACTTACTGCGAGGACGACCGTCCGATTTCTCTAGGCTTCAGAGTCAGCTCAATGATCGAGCTCTGTCAATTGGACAAGGCGGCTCAGATCTCGAGCCTGGCCGCCTCGGATGAGTATGTCGACCTCCCCTACACGGTGCCAATGATATGCAACAAAATCATCGGCGCCATGTACGACGCCAAACGCTACGACGATGCCATCGCTCTGTTTCATTACTTCTTCAACAAGTCTGACCTGATCCCCGACATGTTCACCTGTAACCTCATCATCAAAATCCACTGCGATGAAAACAATGTAGACGACGCGTTCAAGCTATACCGTTACGCTAAAACACTTGCTGTACCAGATATCGACACACACATGGCTTTGGTCAAAGGTCTTCTAAAGGCCGGGAGAATTGTAGACGCTCTGGGTTTTGTAAAAACGCAAAAGCTTTGGGATTCGGAGGTTTACAGCTATCTAGTCCGCGGGTTCTTGGATCTGGGAAACCACGAAAAGGCTTATGAATTATTCCATGAATTTGACCAACACATCATGCTTCATCACAGTCATGAAGATCACAACATAAGGAGAGCGGCCGTGGAAGCCACGTTTGTTGAGTACTGGTTTAAACAAGGCAAGGACGAAAAAGCTATGGAGATTTACAGCTctataaccaagaaaaaagaagatgagttgCTGCTACTGTATATTAACACTGGGAATGCccttttaaagattttgtttgggAACGGCAAGAAAAGAGAGGCTTGGGAATTGTTTGAAAGGATGATAACTAATTCCAAGACCTTTGATAGAGACACCTTTAAGATAATGGTGAAGGAGTGTTTCGAGCTCAAGGAATTCGAGATAGCCGTCCAGACTTTTAAGAGGCCTGAGTTGAGAAGGTCATCTCGTTGTTACGGTGAAATCATTTCGAGGTTTTGCGCGCTCGGGATGATGTCTGAAGCACATGCTTTGTTTGAGGAAGTTTGGTCTGACGAATTTTTGTGCCCTGATGTTCCTACGTTTAGATCGATGATCAATGGATATGCTAAACTTGGAAAAAAGGATGATGCAATAGAGATGTTGAAAAAGATGGTAGATGCAACTCTACTCAATGTTGCTGTTACTGAGGCCCAAtagctttaattaattaatccaACTTTTGATTAGTAGTTTCCGgtttttattacttttcttCATTGCTAAAGAAGttcaaggatatatatatatataagtaagaccaaggggaagaagaagtaagGCCAAGATTCATAAATCTACAAGACATTCTCTATTGCTTGCCTTTTGCTTCTCGGTCTCAGTCCTAAACTATTTTGCTAGTCttactcttgtttttttttactatcttTAGTTTCCGCCTTAATGAAATCTAATGAGAAACTAGTCTCAGCGGATTTGGTCTACAACTTGAATTCAccatctctctccctctatGTGTGTGTTCTTTACTGGGATTACAAGATGGCCatacttaaaattttgaatttttagagAATGAAATGGTAAATCTTAGataaaaaacgaattttaaGTACTTCGTTGACTTTTTTTGCAAGGTCTTTCTGAGGTATAAGGAAATTTAAATTGCAACATAAGCAAAAACAAGTGGGTACCAGTAAAACTGTAACCAAGGAATAGTAAAAGCACCAGAGAATCGAAAAGCGGGAAGAGGAGAACAAACGTAGAATTGTAGGAGAATCACAACACTCTATCAACaacgaaaagaagaaaaaaaattctggattgggaaaattttctttaccaatttgaaattagttagttttgtctatgagtatgatggagcgggttagtgttggtttttaacttctttcatataaaattaagtttttaaatattttgtttgtgtttttagaccaacccgcaaaaatatataagtgtactaatattagCCTAATTCCCATCCTatacttatgattatttttagtctagGTTTGGACccatgtattaaaaaaatagttagttttgtatctgagtatgatgtagcgggttagtgttggtttttaactcctttcatataaaattaagttttaaaatattttgtttgtgtttttagaccaacccgcaaaaatatataagtgtactaatattaacctaattcccATCATATTCTTATGgttatttttagtttagttttggacccgtaaataaataaaattttccataattattcttgattttttagtattgtgcatatgttaaatttagttttattatcacaaatttagtaatattattgatattactcatatgactaaatttgatgtattcactatttaaattgtgcaacaggatatatatatttgtatttgacatcataactctataaatgacacatcttttttagtcaaaaaacatatatcattttgtggaggttaaaacaaaaaatatatatatatatatagtataataaaatcatacattattagtttatttttatattttttctacccATTTTGGCATCACTTGATCTATCcattttaacatagaaaacattaaacaatttatgtataatagaaaacatgtataatgcCAAACCAATTATGGAAAATCGAAATTAAATAAGGTAAgatactatagttttttttcattaaaacattaaacttgtaattaaaaaggaaaatagaaattgatATTGTTCAgatatttatggaaatatata from Camelina sativa cultivar DH55 chromosome 7, Cs, whole genome shotgun sequence includes the following:
- the LOC104752644 gene encoding LOW QUALITY PROTEIN: OTU domain-containing protein 5 (The sequence of the model RefSeq protein was modified relative to this genomic sequence to represent the inferred CDS: deleted 1 base in 1 codon); this translates as MTRILVQRGSSGTSSNSTRSSSSSGSASSSETESQINNNNTPVTIDEEITDEKKEDEVSVVDQPECSSDAKNVVVDSDVPVDREDDESLVVSENVHVESEGIDCDSPVSGGSNPDSPPVPAPPPKPSPTVNPGNNRSVLGTFDAIRIGPTRRGTGPRSLVNRSSPTGSHPSSPRSHSENEGYNSSDEHMPCYVSSHLGSSSGPEREHQFEAEINESKGFEIRRMLEDGNCLFRAVADQVYGDSEAYDLARQMCMDYMEQERDHFSQFITEGFTSYLKRKRRDKVYGNNVEIQALAEMYNRPIHIYSYSTEPINIFQGNYSTDTPPIRLSFHHGNHYNSLVDPHRLTVGAGLGFSSLSGRHVDKEQVKAAIKAQQEHQIDNALLAEGRFYSDLELTEKEIERSVMEASRAEYLMEWSKPRIGPKESSTSNAETSSSGARPSGSDSKAEEAVKEKVVLSSSIEMVLSMGFSYTQAMEAYSIFGDDVDSMVCYVVETSCGGNNRRKGKATE
- the LOC104703570 gene encoding cold-inducible RNA-binding protein-like isoform X2, encoding MLNQFLNRCSTPSLLFSRTFSSTLFVKGVSFSSTEETLAQAFSQYGQVLRVDIMMDKFKRRPKGIAYVTFSSTEEAEKALLELNGRLVDGRVVILDTAKVAKQNQPDSKPKQTVGSLWMHYPKFEDFCSNLGITDRYIELLSVFSSLDFV
- the LOC104703570 gene encoding cold-inducible RNA-binding protein-like isoform X3, with protein sequence MLNQFLNRCSTPSLLFSRTFSSTLFVKGVSFSSTEETLAQAFSQYGQVLRVDIMMDKFKRRPKGIAYVTFSSTEEAEKALLELNGRLVDGRVVILDTAKVAKQNQPDSKPKQTGGDS
- the LOC104703570 gene encoding serine/arginine-rich splicing factor 12-like isoform X1 encodes the protein MLNQFLNRCSTPSLLFSRTFSSTLFVKGVSFSSTEETLAQAFSQYGQVLRVDIMMDKFKRRPKGIAYVTFSSTEEAEKALLELNGRLVDGRVVILDTAKVAKQNQPDSKPKQTEVIMTRKKVGSLWMHYPKFEDFCSNLGITDRYIELLSVFSSLDFV
- the LOC104705130 gene encoding pentatricopeptide repeat-containing protein At3g60960, mitochondrial-like, translated to MRNLSYFPLGREPSSLPWKALITKKVDPNCTATYCEDDRPISLGFRVSSMIELCQLDKAAQISSLAASDEYVDLPYTVPMICNKIIGAMYDAKRYDDAIALFHYFFNKSDLIPDMFTCNLIIKIHCDENNVDDAFKLYRYAKTLAVPDIDTHMALVKGLLKAGRIVDALGFVKTQKLWDSEVYSYLVRGFLDLGNHEKAYELFHEFDQHIMLHHSHEDHNIRRAAVEATFVEYWFKQGKDEKAMEIYSSITKKKEDELLLLYINTGNALLKILFGNGKKREAWELFERMITNSKTFDRDTFKIMVKECFELKEFEIAVQTFKRPELRRSSRCYGEIISRFCALGMMSEAHALFEEVWSDEFLCPDVPTFRSMINGYAKLGKKDDAIEMLKKMVDATLLNVAVTEAQ